The nucleotide window TATAAAAGCACACGAATATTCATAAGGAAAAAGCCAGACAAGCTATGTTTTATGGTCCAAATGTGAAagctttcttgttttttttcccTGTTATTACCATAGTTTTAAATCCCAGGGCTTCTGAAACCGAGTTCAGCATCTGTTGGCTCTTGTTGAAATAGCTACTAAGTTCAGTCACCTGCAACAACTCAACGTCTTAGAACCCTAAATTCCAACTTGAATACAGGAGTTTTATTACagagagagataagaaacaaacaaaccatGGCATTAGAGTTCTGATCTCGTGTTCCAGTTTCAACCGCATTTGCTAGTTTCTCCACCAGCTGGGAAACCCTGACGTTACTTAGATCCCAAGTAATCCCGTTTCAGAGAAGAAACTGATTAATTTCTTACCGCATAGAGATGGAAATGAGAAGCTAACGGCTGCTGTTGCTGTTGAGTaggttcttgttcttgttcttgttggagtttcatctcttgttcttgttgttgtgcCTGGAACTGCTGCTTCTTCGTCCGTTGTCGATTGTAAAACTGTAAAACGTCAAAGACTTCATTGAGGTCgatgtatattatatagtaaTATAAACATGAAGCTTAGATATGCATATAAgagatatatatacaaataccTGCTCAAGTCTGAAACGAATATCTCGCCCCTTCTTCTCAACACCTCTCTGCGGCTCCATGTTTTGTTGATCATGAGTCTTTGTTTCATCGTTGCTTTGTTGCTGCATATTGTCTTGAGCCTCAAGGCTAAGATTCTCTGGAATGTCCTACAATATttgtttaaacaaaaataataccaACAAGTCAAGGACCATGATCATAAAAACAGTATAAGGATGAAAGTCAATTACTTTATTTACCACATTCTTCTCTAAATCTTCGAATCTTTCTCTTGAATCCAGAATAGTTTTCGCCTGAGATTGAACATCCATATAAGTAAAAACTGAACACAGTCTCCAATATATAAAGATGACATTTAGTTTAGTTACCCTCTTCTCTGGCCTGGTCTCAATAGAACTCTGCGTCTCATTTTCGTCTCCTTTCTTCTGAGATATTTGTATCGACTCTGTTTTATCATGATGACCCACCGTAATGTTCTTGTTCATAATCTTTACCATTGAATCAGGAACTCGTCTCTGAGAAATCACAGTTAAGAACATCATCAGGACAAGTTTGGATCAACATAGTAAGTTCTTATTGAGTTTCTTGTTTACATTGGTTTCTTCAATGGATCTCAACTCTGTTGTATAGCTTCTTCTCTCAACTGCTTGCAGATTTGCAAGAGCTTCTGCCATGATGTTGAGAGTAAGAACTCGCCTCAGTTCCTTCTCTATTCAGTggaaatcaaatcaaagcatgGTTTCACTTTTTAGTTTTCTTCTTAATCCagaatacaaaacaaaaagtttgtATGTAAAAgtgattttagatattttatggTTCCTTTTTACAGCAGATGTTATCTTATGGTTTATATTTAAGTCTTGTTCTATATGGAACTCAGCCACGATAGTGACAAATTCAGactaatcaattttaaatttgtatttaactggctttagtttttgtttaaattgTATTTATTGGATTTTAGGCCCACCGTTGTGCAATTCTCGATCGTTTCTTCGAAGTGACAAATAGCACAATGAAGCATGGAGATAGCAATATTTATAAAGGATGTTTCATGTCGCCTATTCTACCTATAACCGATGTGGGACTGTTTTGATTCTATTTGTATGTTGTCACGTGTCACGATTCAACCTGTGCGTCATGGTGTAATCCGAATTGGGCTATTCTGTCTTTTTAAGCCCATGGATTGTTTATATACTCTGGTTTTATAAACTTTTCTAAATTCTTCAAATTGTCATAGTTGGGTGTGGGGACTATGAGTTCCAGAACAATGTTTAAAACCACAACTAAACCCTAACCTTTCATGTTTGAAAATAACAGTATTTGTAGGGGTAGGGCATATCTGTTCCGGAAATCTGCTCTGAAAAAACGAATATGAAGGGGGGGAGAGGGGTGGATAATAATTTTACGGATCACGAATCCAGATAGTCAAATTTTAGCCACATATATTCAATTGTAATCCAGATATCATAACTTTTGATATATGAATGCCCCCGAATCGAGATCCAAAAAGTAATTTCATGGATCCAACTGATCTGGATCTggatattataaaataattcaaatatccGGACCATTCCACCCTAAGCATTTGTAATTAATTAGACACCATATATGCATATTTAATTACTTTTCCGTTTTCACTTTTATACCAAAATCAGCATAGTatataaaaatcaatattttcgaaaaGGGTTTGTATAAAATCTTATCTTGAAAACTATTGTATTTCCCTTTGTAAACAATGTATAAGAGGTAATGTTTAAATACAACAAGATCTGTTAAACGATTCCTCTAATCTAGCTTTAGATCCAAGAATATATGAGATATGGTGGCATATTCTATCAGATCTCTTCACAAAATTGatagaatttttattattcaataaaataatattagtaaagctttttgaaaaatagattttaatgcAGAAATTGCAATAAAACATACGATTGATTTCATAACAAGTAACAAACTTACCCTAATAGTAGAATCGTCATCGAATTGCTTCCAAGAGCtcaaaattttctcaaaatgatATATTGTATCATTTTATGCTTTATAACCCCATTTCCCCATTTATGTTGTTTCCTAgtaaaaaatacttgaaattcATAAAATTTAGCATTTAATGTCAACATAATAATGAGAGGATCGGAATTCTCATCCTTTAAATTTATGGTAAGTTTATCAATCAATCGCTAAATCACCATGAATGAGTTACACATGTTAAGAATTGACTGCATCAAATTATtgatattcacataaataatttttatggtTAATCCAAATGATATAAGGTGTTTTTATTAAGTGAATGACAGTTCGTCGTAAATTGGTTTAGAGGACCATATAAAGCGAGGACAAAATGATAAATTCATACCTAAAAATAGTCCATAATATGGCTAAATAGTTTGATCGATTCGTAATGACGCAGGGGAAAACACCAAAACCAGTGATATAAAGCATAAAGTGACACAAAAGAGTCATCTTTATAGAATTCATTGAGCATCCTAGAATAAAGCAGCCTAGCCTTGCAAATCTAACTACTCATGACTTGCATCAAAGggaaaaaatcaagaaatataaTGGAGGAGGTCCATATTAGAGATTGAACTTGAAGGATGAAAAGAAAGTTTGTTACAGATGAAAGTGTATTTTATTATCCAAGTTGAAATGTATTGTACACCATAGACTAGTATTTATACTCCATATTGTACCTGTTTACACATTAAACCTGGTTTAGACACTAAACCCTCATGTTAATCACTTTAATACTCTAATAGTCCATATCGGATCATGCGGAAATCATTCTGGCGAAAGATCGCTCGCAGTTAAAATGATGTGTCACAGCTATTACTAGCCAACCATGGTCAAATATGCAAAATATTCGCACAATAATGTGGAAAGTTTCAAAGGCACGCCTTGACAATCAATGAACCAGACGAGATACTCCTACCAATATTAGCATTCCTTTCATGCGTTGATTGACAGATATTTATAACTTTTACAATAGTACAAAAAAGGTTCTTGCTAGTTTTAACCGACCACTTCATATTCTCTTCTTATGTTGCAAGAATCTCGAATCTGTTTCAGGGTTTCTCCTATGTTGCATCTCAGCATCTCTTAGTCTATGTTGTTGTAGATTCTCTCGTATGTATGTCTCATTGTGATCAGAAATCTGAACAGCTTCATTCACTCTTGGACCTGATTCTAAGTATTCCtgaaaaaatattcatatcGACTCTCGATTAAGTAAAGAACAAAATAAGTTCTTGTTCATTTTTTTAACCTTATTCTCTTCCCATAATCTTCTATCTCTATCGTTTCTGATATATATTCTTGTAAAATATTGTTCAACTTATCACGTAGAATACCCAAGGAATGTTGTAACCAATTGTAACCTCTTAGGCTATGTAAATACCTCGTCAATGAATGAATCCTCATCGAAGAATTACCAAAGTTATTATGTCATCAGAGGTAGATCACTCTTGAGTTTTTTTCCTCCACTCCTCTCCAATCTCTTCCTATTTTTTTTCCGCTAATACGGTTGCAAAGCTTTGTTGGCTACGAAATCTACAACTTGAACTCCACTTCAACATTTCAAAAGGACCCAAATCTGTTATAGACTAAATGGTCAACACAAAATCTACAACAACCTAAAAAATCTACATAGACCAATGAAAGTAAAATGACAATTTTGCCATTAATGAAGAACATAAGCCATTGGATCATCTCATCTATGTTTTAATCTTGACCACACGATTTCATACATCTctatttctctcttcttctatCTCATTCTCTTTATTTAATCTCAACCACTCATAACCACACAATTTTTCTTATCTCATTCTCTCATTCGACTGAGTATAACTAGTATAACTCGTATAACTAAACAAGTTAAAAATTGTATAActattatataaatgttataatttacacataaaataaaaaagttaatattCTAAATGGTATATGATGACAAAATTTCATCtattttatttgagatttttcaatttgtttttatattaatacATTACACTCTTAATTTTacattatatactttatatttttaaggtTTATTAACTATATTAGCCATATTATTATGATAaacaaacatcaaaaatatttttacaaagctataatgtgaaaatataaatacaacCCCTATAAAcaattgatataattttttttattatatattagacGAGTATTATTGTTACAACTGATACAACTTTGACATTTCAGAAATTGACAAaaccaatttgtttttttttttaatattagaaAACAATCAAATATCCCAATAAGTATGTACTCagaaagtttttcttaatttaatttgaaattttgaaaaaaaacttaacaattATTAAACATATGCATAAGTTTACATGatctatcttatatttttaaggTTTGTTAGCTTGTTTGTCCACATAACTTTTGAAAAACATAcacaatatgtatttttttatgaaattgatGATTTCATTGTAACTAGGAAAATTCATGTAAACATAAATAAGTGGTACAACTAAGGTAAATGTATTTATTATGTGGtacaactaatatttttttatttcagtgCCAAAGTACAACTATGCACAATTTAGTACAACTCAAAAACTATCACAACTATGTACAGTCAATACAACTAGAAAATTGGTATTTATGTCTTTGGTCCTTAGCTTTCTCACTTCCTTTCATTTGACCCTAAACTTTCTAATTAACAGATTTTGTTGTGATTTCGTCCCAAACTTTTTAATTGTGAACTATAGACCCTATTAAATATAAATCTACATATAAATCAAGTTTAATATGATGTTATAATAAGCTATATCATGAAATTTGAGTAGGAGTGGATTATAGATGATGATACAACTAGTACATTCttaattatttcaattttaCAGTTAAACTACAACTACATGTAATCTGGTACAACTCCAAAACTGGTATAACTACGCGTAACTAAACATATAATACTAGTACAACTTTGTATTATGTACCAGATATGTAATACTGGTACAACTAGTTCAATTTcttcattataaaaaaattaaaaaattcattTGGTTTTCCGTATGAAAAAACAATCAAATGGCCTAATTGGTGTGTATTTATAATGGTCTCTcctaactatttttatttttaatggtttttgGCAATTATTACCCTATCTCATAAGTTTCCATGTTCCACCTTATACTTTAAAAGTTTGTTTACATGTTTGTCcactatatttttgaaaaacatacACCGAATGCATTTAACCAAATTAATGATTCGATTATATGTGATATCAGATAGGTAAATATATAGAAGTGGTACAACTggtgtatatttatttttaatatggtacaactaagtttttcaatttcTCTGCCAAAATACAACTATGTACAAACTTGTAAAACCCAAAATTTGGTACAACAACGTGTTATTGAAAGAACATAGTTGTATCGGTTAAACCAGTCATACATATTTTTCTTGTAGTTATACTTGTTTTACTATTTATACTGATCATATTAATctacttttcttttaattttgtgtCTTTTAGGCTTTCATTTTCTTGATGGAGGTATATTTCTATTAATAACATTAAAATCTTTTTCAAGTATGTGTAATGTCTATAGAAActcatatataaaatcattggTATGTCATCTCTTCATGTCGAAATATGTAAGTTTCACCATGTTTTTATTGTACATGTCTTTACAATTTCTTTATTTcatatcttatttttatatCCATATAAAAAATAGATGCTGGGATGAGAAATCTATCACCTAGTGTTAGATATGTTTCTTATtactttttatgatttttttggcTTTTTTGCAATTCTTACACCATCACATAAGTTTGCATCATTTACCTTATACTTTTAAGGTTTGTTAACTTGTTTTTCCACATAATTTTGGGAAAACATACatgaaatttatatatttcattgGGTATCCATatgaaaaaaacaatcaaatgaCCAAACTGGTAAATATTTAGATAGATtccttattattttaataattttttttttttgcagtttttACACCATTTCATAAGTTTGCATGATCTACCTTATATTTTTAAGGTTTGTTAACTTCGTTGTCcacataattttttgaaaacatacaTGAAATGTATTTTGACTAAATTGATGATTTCATTTTATTGGGGCAAAGTCATATACACATAAAGAAGTGGTACAACTGAGGtaagtttaaattttatgtgGTACAACTAGTTTGTTTGATTTCAGTGCCAAAGTCACGTACACATAAAGAAGTGGTAAAATTAGTATCAATTTTAAgaagttattcaaaaatatatatcatttacaACTGCTGATTTATATCATTTACTAATTAaacgtaatttaaaaaaattatttgattaaaatgatttattttgtaaataattcttaattaatatttttactgattatttgtattatttgttgcacttttgtttctttctaatatctattattatattgataaacaaactaaaattttataattgttgataaaaattgtataatacatcattattaaaacaattatttgcaaaaaaaaaaacacaaaaatcatacatgaaacccaatctttttctttttttttttctggtgaCTCGCGTTTTTAGAGCAATGGTTGAAGATTTGTCTGGTTCCGCAACTAGCTTTTTGGCCTCGAGAGcaaaaagatgaagatgaatttttttttccaaaaatcgtacaactagtataactagtacaacttATAAATGTATCAATtctaaatcaaatattattaaaaaatactatTCATATATTTGACACATGCAATTAGGAGAGATTATACCAATATGTCTTATTGGTTCTACATCATTCTCTTTTCTAGCATCTTCATATGTTGGAAACAATAAATAAAGGAAATTATATATCTCATAATTAAGTGATGCCATTTCATTTCTCAAAGCCATATCATCTTTTTTTGGTGAGAATGAATATGGTGATGACACATAAGaaaatcacttctcaaataatgtaTAGGAGATACTCAATCTGTACTTGTTGTACTAATTAGAGTTGTACTAGTTTTATTTGTGtactagttgtactagtttGAGCTGTACTAGTAATACTTTGTTCTTCATTATCTTAACTCGTATGGAAAAGATGAAATTTGATTCTGGATAAGatataattgattaaatatGACTATGGGTTGTTCAATTTGAGATAAAAAGGAGAAAATTAGTGGATGCTTgaagaaatttttattttgttttatagtgAAAGAAAAggggaagaagaaggagattgGGTCGGGTGCTTCCTTGTTTTTTTTCTGGCACTAATTGGAAACATAGTTTCTCAATGAGTGACACGAAACTGGAAAAATAGATGAGATTCAAGATTGTGATTGTGATTTTAGTCTGTAAGTTTCGTTGGTTATGTGACATAACTTATGTCGAAGACAAAGAAATTGGAGATTTAGGGTTATTAAAACGCGGGTCGGATCGGGGTAATGGTAAATGGATGGGTAGACTGGTTGGATATGTAAAAATGTTGaagttttagggtttatggtATATTCTGCttagttttgatatatttttaattcattaaaaatataaagatagaAGAGGTCTATTCTAGATTTTTTTGTGCCCTTCTGGTCCATCCCATCATTTGATCTATTTCAGAAGCAGGTTGAACTAGACATTCATTTTTTCAGGAAAAAAAGTTGTGATTCATTTCAATATGCCGACATCTTCACCAAGGGTTGCCCACTTTGATCCTGAAACCGAGTTCAGCAGCTGTTGT belongs to Brassica rapa cultivar Chiifu-401-42 chromosome A07, CAAS_Brap_v3.01, whole genome shotgun sequence and includes:
- the LOC103828951 gene encoding mediator of RNA polymerase II transcription subunit 9-like, which produces MQQQSNDETKTHDQQNMEPQRGVEKKGRDIRFRLEQFYNRQRTKKQQFQAQQQEQEMKLQQEQEQEPTQQQQQPLASHFHLYALVEKLANAVETGTRDQNSNAMVTELSSYFNKSQQMLNSVSEALGFKTMYVDWQKRKLEDTEKLLQQRRELIVEYRKSIEDILKI